The DNA window CAACTCAGGCTGGCCAAGGTGTGCTAAATGGGCGATACGGTTCGTCCAGCGATTGCCATTCGTGGGCATTAGAAGGTAGGTCGACGCCGTAATGGGTTCGCGTCTCCTATGCCACGGACGGGAAGGGAAACCACTTCAAGGATGTGTTCCGTGGTTCACGGGCGAGATTCGAGAAACCGGAAGTCACGTGGTTATCACGTGGTTTAATTAGTTTTGTTAACAGACTCAGCACGGCACATGAAAAACTCTGAAGACTCAATTAATCTGACATCCCCTTCTCTTCCTGCATGGAGATAGAGCATTGATCGCGAGAGATAAACGCGACGGAAGAAACATTCTGTTCTTTGATTGGGTGTTTTTATATGAGATCCTGGTAGGCTTTGCAAGAAGACGTTGAGAAAACTGTTTTGGAAATTGGTAGGATAAACAAGTGTGTCTCCATCtgaagttttgttttgtttttgatatttaaGGCTGTTGTATACTGCCACTCATCTGCTTGCTCCCCTGTATATggtgtttttttttgtcttgAGAGAGAAGCTGGTTTCAAAAGGAAGccttttgaagaaggatgaAGTTTTCGCATTCTTTGCAATTCAATGCCGTTCCTGAGTGGTCGTCTAAATATATTGCTTATTCTCAGCTGAAAAAGTTGGCTTATGAGCTGCGGAAGGAGAAGTTATACGGGAGTTCGAAGGAGGATCGGGATGATGAGGGGAGGACGCCTTTGGTGCGCGAGGATGAGAGGTACGATGAGCGATTTATGGTTGCACTTGATAAAGAGCTGAGGAAAATCGACAAGTTTTTTGTATCGCAGGAAACTGGGATTTTGTCCAACTATGAGGAGTTGAAGGACGATGTCGAGGAGTTTCAGCGGGAGGTTGAGTTTGCGGTGAAGCTGCATAATGGTGGTAGCGGCGGTGGTTCAGGGGGTCGTAAGGCTGGCAAACGGCATAGCGGAGGGTCTAGTGACGAGGGTTCTTTGGGTGGTTCTGGTGTGGTTGGGGATGATTATGCTGGCATGGTGGATGCCCATTCCCGGAAGGATGCAGCAATTCCTTTGCTCAAGCAGCGGCCAACAACAGGTGCAGGCTCGGATGTTGTGGAATCCGAGCCGCGTATGTTGTTGCAGAAGCGGTTGGTTATGATGTTTACCCAATTGTCGGAGCTGAGATCCTATTTTGAACTTAATCGTACGGGGTTTTCGAAAATCTGCAAGAAGTTTGATAAGTTATTGGAGACAGATGTCAAACAGAGATACTTGAGTGAGCTTACGGccaaatattatatctttgATCCTGCAACTATCGAAAATATTTCCCGTTGTATCGACCAGACCATCGTGATGTATGCGAGACTAAAGAGGGGCGGATCTAGCGGCAATTATGTAGCAGACAATTCAGTGAATTTTCAAGAAGCAGAGAATGAATTGTCTTTACACTTGAGAGAACATGTCGTTTGGGAGAGGAACACTGTGTGGAAAGAAATGCTCAACTTGGAAAGAAAGTCGCAAACTGTTAAAACTCATAAACTCACTAATAAGCCTGCTAGAATTGTCGCCAATGAAGTACATGTCAATTCAACGCTTGGAGCGAGTGATCTTCTGCGTTTAACGCCAAAGGACTGGTTTAACTGGTTATTAAGTTGCACCAGCTTACTAAAATTTATTTGCATCACAtttgtgttttttggtttgttgAACTTTTCTCCTTTGCAAGATAAGTTGCAGAAGAACTGTCTAGCAATCTTGATATACACCTCCTTACTGTGGGCTACAGAGACGATCCCGCTGTTCGTTACATCTATGCTGGTACCGTTTCTGGTGGTTGTTTTTCCAGTGTTACGTTCGGCTGAAACGAATTCCGTCATGTCGGCCAAAGAAGCTTCTAGTTTTATTCTTTCGTCTATGTGGTCTGGGGTGATCATGCTGTTACTTGGTGGTTTTACTTTAGCAGCGGCATTATCGAAGTATAATATTGCTCAAGTTTTATCAACTCACATTTTATCTTCTGCTGGAACAAATCCAAAGGCAATTTTGTTGGTCAATATGCTTGTGGCGCTCTTCACCTCTATGTGGGTGTCTAATGTTGCTGCACCAGTTCTTTGCTATTCTGTCATCCAACCGTTGTTACGCACGCTGCCCCGAGGTTCCAATTTTGCCAAGTCTCTAATATTGGGTGTAGCTCTGGCTTCTAACATTGGTGGTATGGCCTCTCCAATTGCCTCCCCTCAAAATATAATCTCAATTGGTGCCATGAATCCTCCTCCATCTTGGTTAGAATGGTTCTTCATTTCAATACCCGTTTGTGAAATTTCCGTTTTTTTGATCTGGATTTTATTACTAGTTACGTTTCCTAGGGATAATAACTTGAAATTGCCCAACTTACATCCTACTAACGAGTCATTCTCACTGAGACAGTGGTATGTCATATTTGTCACCATATTAACTATAATTTTATGGTGTTTTGCGAACCAATTGTCTAGTTTAGTTGGAGACATGGGTATTATTTCCATCACACCTATGGTACTGCTTTTCGGGACTGGTTTATTGGACTCTGatgattttaataatttcaTGTGGACTATTGTAATATTGGCTATGGGTGGGAGCTGTTTAGGTAAAGCAGTGATGTCTTCTGGTCTATTGAATACTATGGCACATATAATAAAAGCTCACCTAGAAAATTCTCCCCTCTTTTTGATTGTCTTAGTATTTGGGGTTGCAATTTTAACGATGGCTACATTTGTTTCACATACAGTAGCTGCAATGATTCTAGTACCTTTAATGCAAGAAGTTGGCAGCAGTTTACCTGGTGGTGATCATTCACGTTTGCTAGTTATGTTGACCGTACTATTGTGTTCAGGTGCCATGGGACTACCAACATCTGGTTTCCCTAATGTCACGGCTATATCAATGATAGACGATTTTGGGGACCGCTACTTGAATGTCAATACTTTCATCTCGAGAGGCGTACCTGCTAGTATATTAACTTATACAGTTATAGTTACTGTCGGCTACTTCATGATGACAATACTTGGATTTTAGGCAAaagtaaataaataaccttgctttattatatatatatattttagttGAAAGAAGCCCCTTTATAGTAATTAAGGATTTTCTTAGAATGCCGTTACGTAAAGATTAATTAGTTTCTTAGCAAAAGGATTCAATTTGGCTTTATGGAGTATTTATAAGATTCTTCCAACCCAACCCCAGTCACTTCAATCACATCCAAAGTACCTTGAGTCAATAAACCTTACCCTAGCCCAATTACATTTGCCATCTGCCATCGCTTTTTCAGACACGATTTCTCCAGCGTAAATTACAATTCTGTTTTGGAAGGCATTAATTATTCTTCTAATTCCAGTTTCAGTTGCTAGATAAACAATCACCTTTATTTTAGAGAGTTCAACACCGTGATCTATCAAGACTTGTATAGCCATAATGATAGCCGCGCCAGAAATAATCTGAGCATCCATCAATAAAACTTGCTCAAAGCCACTGTCGATGTTATTAGGCAAGAGCTCGCAATGTAGCTGTGGCTCACCAGTCTGTGAGTCCGATTGAATCAAGAGCTTCccaattgaaatattcGGAATAGCCTTGCGGAGAGACGTCATAAAACAATCACCCGATCTGACAATATTTATTGCTGTAACCTTATCGAAATTCACATCTATAGCATTTTCTAGCTCATGTCCATAAGATGTTATAACAGGTCTTGAACATTTAGAAGCAGGGATCCAATCCAACGCTTTAGAAACCAAAATTGTTGCAATTCTGTCAAAGTAAAATACAAAACCATCACGATCTAGACTTCTGTCAAGAACCATGGTTTTCAATGATGCAACCTGGTTGGTTTGTTCCAACTGATGGATCGTCTCTAAATTATCCAACGGCAAAGATTTATGGCCCAATTCAACTAAGTATTCAATGTGATCTTGCGATTTTTGTTGCAACTTCGATTTGATATGTCCAATCAACATCTTTGTGGCAATGCTATTATCAGATATAGAGGGGAAGATCACATCAGCATTCTTCATAGTAGGCTTTACAAACTTTTCGGCATTGGGCTTTACAAATCTTTCCCACTGGGTGATGCAACTTTCGAGGTCCCTACCTCTCGATATAATATCACGAGATAACCTCCTAGCCAAACAAATATCCAAGTCTGCATCCACGTAGATCTTCAAATCCATCAAACTGGACATCCGCTCTTCATAAAGTGCGTAAATACCTTcgaaaacaacaacactAGCCCCATATATACAAATGTTTTTGTCTGGTACCCGATTATGATGCACAAAACTGTACACTGGCATTGTAACCTTCTTACCCTCCTTCAAAGCTAGCAGGCATTCATAGGCAAGGTCCATATCTAAAGCCTTAGgttcatcaaaatcataTTCATTTCTAAAAGCTTTAGAATGATCCTCAGCGCTCAACGGCTTATAAAAATTATCCAATGAGATTAATACCGTCCATGGTGTATTGATCGATGACACAATCTTTGCCGCAACACTCGTTTTGCCCGATCCAGAAGTACCGCCAACACCTATGATATATGGTGTAATCCAAGGAGGGCTATAGTGAGACCCAGATGCAGTATCATTAACAAGAGGGCGTACATTACTTGAGTTCGTCCTATTCTGCTTCTTCGATGGAGAAGTTGCTGAACTCATCTCAGCCTCCGCTTGTGTTCCTTGGTTCACTAACATACAGATTCAATGGAAGAAAGCTTCGTCGACAACACAAAATTCTAGGTTTAGCCACCAATTAGTTTACTTCGAACTTTATAATGTTAAAATGCGCAGCTCGATGAGCTTGTCGAAGTTGAAttactttttttttcaaaaaggcCGTCCCACATTTTGGAAAAACCGTTGAAGTTTTGAGACATAAATGAGATAACATATTATGGTTTGAAAGTTTGAGGCTGTTTGGTGTATCTACTCGAGGTATTCAACGGGTATCATTTTTTAGTTAGCTCCTCGAAAGGATCTGCATTATGGGCCAGGATTCGGCTGAGCAACGGATTATAGGTATTGG is part of the Eremothecium cymbalariae DBVPG#7215 chromosome 2, complete sequence genome and encodes:
- the PHO91 gene encoding Pho91p (similar to Ashbya gossypii ADR289C), whose translation is MKFSHSLQFNAVPEWSSKYIAYSQLKKLAYELRKEKLYGSSKEDRDDEGRTPLVREDERYDERFMVALDKELRKIDKFFVSQETGILSNYEELKDDVEEFQREVEFAVKLHNGGSGGGSGGRKAGKRHSGGSSDEGSLGGSGVVGDDYAGMVDAHSRKDAAIPLLKQRPTTGAGSDVVESEPRMLLQKRLVMMFTQLSELRSYFELNRTGFSKICKKFDKLLETDVKQRYLSELTAKYYIFDPATIENISRCIDQTIVMYARLKRGGSSGNYVADNSVNFQEAENELSLHLREHVVWERNTVWKEMLNLERKSQTVKTHKLTNKPARIVANEVHVNSTLGASDLLRLTPKDWFNWLLSCTSLLKFICITFVFFGLLNFSPLQDKLQKNCLAILIYTSLLWATETIPLFVTSMLVPFLVVVFPVLRSAETNSVMSAKEASSFILSSMWSGVIMLLLGGFTLAAALSKYNIAQVLSTHILSSAGTNPKAILLVNMLVALFTSMWVSNVAAPVLCYSVIQPLLRTLPRGSNFAKSLILGVALASNIGGMASPIASPQNIISIGAMNPPPSWLEWFFISIPVCEISVFLIWILLLVTFPRDNNLKLPNLHPTNESFSLRQWYVIFVTILTIILWCFANQLSSLVGDMGIISITPMVLLFGTGLLDSDDFNNFMWTIVILAMGGSCLGKAVMSSGLLNTMAHIIKAHLENSPLFLIVLVFGVAILTMATFVSHTVAAMILVPLMQEVGSSLPGGDHSRLLVMLTVLLCSGAMGLPTSGFPNVTAISMIDDFGDRYLNVNTFISRGVPASILTYTVIVTVGYFMMTILGF
- the URK1 gene encoding uridine kinase URK1 (similar to Ashbya gossypii ADR288W) → MLVNQGTQAEAEMSSATSPSKKQNRTNSSNVRPLVNDTASGSHYSPPWITPYIIGVGGTSGSGKTSVAAKIVSSINTPWTVLISLDNFYKPLSAEDHSKAFRNEYDFDEPKALDMDLAYECLLALKEGKKVTMPVYSFVHHNRVPDKNICIYGASVVVFEGIYALYEERMSSLMDLKIYVDADLDICLARRLSRDIISRGRDLESCITQWERFVKPNAEKFVKPTMKNADVIFPSISDNSIATKMLIGHIKSKLQQKSQDHIEYLVELGHKSLPLDNLETIHQLEQTNQVASLKTMVLDRSLDRDGFVFYFDRIATILVSKALDWIPASKCSRPVITSYGHELENAIDVNFDKVTAINIVRSGDCFMTSLRKAIPNISIGKLLIQSDSQTGEPQLHCELLPNNIDSGFEQVLLMDAQIISGAAIIMAIQVLIDHGVELSKIKVIVYLATETGIRRIINAFQNRIVIYAGEIVSEKAMADGKCNWARVRFIDSRYFGCD